One part of the Plasmodium yoelii strain 17X genome assembly, chromosome: 13 genome encodes these proteins:
- a CDS encoding PIR protein, with protein MDKNVCSNFIYVTTNLEYDSNNKDYKFKEDEHLKNYCISGCDNNLEKINAGCLYLLYTFFGSSDLFQSVAKSNTNIVDYIIIWLSYMLSLMDNELKESLGFFYKTYIIGGDKYKNTIADISEYNSYMELITKNHDLTNVNMNKNIISELYDAFKLLCEMYTEFNENTSNCTKCSGKADQFVKKYEKLKNDSSIAKNSSYSKVLCTLSTDYDNLKNKCKNFPLFPEINTTQNSVKCSENILKQISEDASSSSSITNKLLLVLSIFGAIGIFLGISYKYSLFGFRKRAQKQHLREKLKNIKKKMNY; from the exons ATGGATAAGAacgtg tgtAGTAACTTCATTTATGTAACGACGAATTTAGAATATGATTCGAATAATAaagattataaatttaaagaagATGAACATcttaaaaattattgtatTAGTGGTTGTGATAATAATctcgaaaaaattaatgctggGTGCTTATATTTGTTATATACATTCTTTGGGAGTTCTGATTTGTTTCAGTCTGTTGCTAAAAGTAACACCAATATTGTTGattacattattatatggttaagttatatgttaagcCTAATGgataatgaattaaaagaaagtctaggttttttttataaaacatatataattggTGGTGATAAGTATAAAAATACTATAGCTGATATTAGTGAATATAATAGTTATATGGAACTTATAACTAAAAATCACGATTTGACGAATGtgaatatgaataaaaatattatatctgaattatatgatgcatttaaattattatgtgaaaTGTATACTGAATTTAATGAAAACACGTCAAATTGCACAAAATGTTCGGGAAAAGCTGAtcaatttgttaaaaaatatgaaaaacttaAGAACGATTCTAGTATTGCTAAAAATAGTTCATATAGTAAAGTATTGTGTACtttatcaactgattatgataatttaaaaaataaatgtaaaaatttTCCACTCTTCCCAGAGATAAATACAACACAAAATAGTGTAAAATGTtctgaaaatattttaaaacaaatttCTGAAGAtgcatcatcaagttcgtcgataacaaacaaattattactagttttatcgatatttggtgcaataggaatttttttgggaatttcttataag tattcattatttggatttcggaaaagagctcaaaaacaacatttaagagaaaaactaaaaaatataaagaagaaaatgaactATTAA
- a CDS encoding PIR protein — MADLLCGEFDSLRKLFRDGLKDSKEYDFNNGIFNKYCPNGKCDADTDIVNAGCLWLFNAFFGKTGTSNYEDRYKDVIVCIMIWLCYKLSLKTFHNITTLNDFYSNHIENNTKYTNSEVNDEKFKSYKEIIDEIKGYMDINISHMSKFDELLKLLCNMNSAYTSKNSRKCSEHANNFVNKYNELLNDDNNNDGSSYSKVLLVLSNYYNNFEKNRIFHYITINLPSLPTKKTAENIGISDSKESQAVSSIETAESNSETKVSNFDSTSPSSSISNKLISIPFILIATLILLGIAYKYSLFGLRKRSQKHLREKIKK, encoded by the exons ATGGCTGATCTTttg TGTGGAGAGTTTGATAGTTTAAGGAAGCTTTTTCGTGATGGATTGAAAGATTCGAAAGAATATGATTTTAATAATggcatatttaataaatattgtcCGAATGGAAAATGTGACGCTGATACCGATATAGTCAACGCTGGCTGTTTATGGTTATTTAATGCATTTTTCGGTAAAACTGGTACTTCAAATTATGAAGATAGATATAAGGATGTGATTGTAtgtattatgatatggttatGTTATAAATTAAGCCTAAAGACATTTCATAACATCACCACATTAAACGATTTTTATTCTAatcatatagaaaataacACAAAGTACACAAATAGTGAAGttaatgatgaaaaatttaaaagttataaagaaataatagATGAAATAAAGGGATATATGGATATTAATATTAGTCATATGTCTAAATTTGATGAATTACTTAAATTGTTATGTAATATGAATAGTGCTTATACGAGTAAAAATAGTAGAAAGTGTTCAGAACATGctaataattttgttaataaatataatgaactccttaatgatgataataataatgacggTAGTTCATACAGTAAAGTATTACTTGTTTTAtccaattattataataattttgaaaaaaacagaatttttcattatataacaataaatcTTCCTTCATTACcaacaaaaaaaacagcTGAAAATATTGGTATATCAGATTCTAAAGAATCACAAGCTGTCTCCTCCATTGAAACAGCAGAATCAAATTCTGAAACTAAAGTATCAAATTTTGATTCAACATCACCAAGTTCATCGatatcaaataaattaatttcaattccatttatattaattgcaacattaattttattaggaattgcatataag tattcgttatttgggcttcggaaacgatctcaaaaacatttaagagaaaagataaaaaaataa
- a CDS encoding PIR protein, with amino-acid sequence MNDNLCRDFVVLNKYFPDGLNKTILDFDENSGFKKYCPNKDSGGNECNNDLDKITAGFLWLLEQWYSAIIRKSYNEDNADGFFLYMISWFSYKLNQITEYKTTPLNDFYNTRIKNNHKYNSFTSPAYTFSDLKKFMDEKNDFMNISIEDLSKFYDPFKLLCSMYDNVETNKDGDTLLNNANDFVNKCTELSNNHNIEGIVRSKMLAILSTNYDNFKKYCTRKGDNCKDISSLPEIATRISALTSRDISSSSSIGNKLFTVLSIFGAIAFFLGISYKYSLFGFRKRAQKQYLKEKIKKIKKRMNH; translated from the exons ATGAATGATAATCTA TGTAGAGACTTTGTTGTtttgaataaatattttcccGATGGTTTGAACAAAACTATACTTGATTTTGATGAAAATTCGGGTTTTAAGAAATACTGCCCTAATAAAGATTCAGGAGGAAATGAATGCAATAATGATCTCGATAAAATTACGGCTGGATTTTTATGGTTACTTGAACAATGGTATTCTGCAATCATACGTAAAAGTTATAATGAAGATAATGCTGATggattttttctatatatgaTTTCATGGTTTAGTTACAAATTAAATCAAATCACAGAATACAAAACTACCCCActaaatgatttttataatacacgcataaaaaataaccataaatataatagttTTACAAGTCCTGCTTATACATTTTCAGATCTTAAGAAATTCAtggatgaaaaaaatgattttatgaatattagTATTGAAGAtctgtctaaattttatgatccATTCAAACTATTATGTAGTATGTATGATAATGTTGAAACGAATAAAGATGGCGACACACTGTTAAATAATGCTAATGATTTTGTTAACAAATGTACAGAGCTTAGCAATAACCATAATATTGAAGGTATTGTACGTAGTAAAATGTTAGCTATTTTATCAActaattatgataattttaaaaaatattgtactAGAAAAGGTGATAATTGTAAAGATATTTCATCCCTTCCAGAGATAGCAACAAGAATTTCTGCACTAACATCTAGAGATatatcatcaagttcgtcgataggaaacaaattatttacagttttatcgatatttggtgcaatagcattttttttaggaatttcgtataag tattcattatttggatttcggaaacgagctcaaaaacaatatttaaaagaaaaaataaaaaaaataaagaagagaatgaatcattaa